One part of the Candidatus Bathyarchaeota archaeon genome encodes these proteins:
- a CDS encoding MoxR family ATPase, which produces MERTVVREIAEKLSEAIHEFIVGMDDAIHSLIIALLTEGHVLLEGPPGIAKTYLTKAFAHSLGLGFRRIQFTSDLMPSDITGTTIYNRATGNLEFRRGPVFANIVLADEINRSSPRVQSALLEAMQERQVTVDGTSHQLPSPFMLIATQNPIELEGTYPLPEAELDRFLMRVILDYPESETEMKILEKKTSYGEELNISQVASRADIADAIEATRRVYTDDSILNYIVNLAGATRRHERVSLGVSPRGEVSLLYASKAEAATEGYQYVIPDHVKAVLFPVFNHRIILRGGRLNPLEARGEVKIVLKEVLESVDAPR; this is translated from the coding sequence ATGGAGCGGACGGTCGTCAGAGAAATAGCTGAGAAATTGAGTGAGGCGATTCACGAGTTCATTGTGGGAATGGACGATGCGATACACTCACTTATTATAGCCCTGCTCACTGAAGGTCATGTCTTACTCGAAGGTCCACCTGGCATCGCTAAAACTTATCTAACTAAGGCTTTTGCACACTCATTAGGTCTAGGTTTCAGGAGGATCCAATTCACATCAGATCTTATGCCAAGCGACATAACTGGCACTACAATATATAATAGGGCGACTGGGAATCTGGAGTTTAGGAGAGGCCCAGTTTTCGCAAACATAGTACTGGCTGATGAAATAAACAGGTCCTCACCACGTGTTCAGTCAGCACTTCTAGAGGCTATGCAGGAGAGACAGGTGACTGTTGATGGAACAAGCCATCAACTTCCAAGCCCGTTCATGCTCATCGCTACGCAGAATCCTATAGAGCTTGAGGGAACCTACCCCCTACCTGAGGCTGAGCTTGACAGGTTTCTAATGAGAGTTATCCTCGACTATCCCGAGTCTGAAACTGAGATGAAGATTTTGGAGAAAAAGACCTCATATGGTGAAGAACTCAATATAAGTCAGGTCGCGTCCCGAGCAGATATTGCTGACGCAATAGAAGCTACACGCAGGGTATACACCGATGACTCTATCCTAAATTATATTGTAAACCTGGCTGGGGCGACGAGACGCCATGAACGAGTATCTCTCGGAGTCAGCCCACGAGGTGAAGTATCTCTCCTATACGCATCAAAGGCTGAGGCAGCTACTGAAGGTTACCAATATGTCATCCCAGACCATGTCAAGGCTGTCTTGTTTCCAGTCTTTAATCACAGGATTATCCTCAGAGGGGGGAGGCTCAATCCTCTTGAAGCTAGAGGGGAGGTGAAGATAGTATTGAAAGAAGTTTTAGAGTCGGTGGATGCCCCGAGATGA
- a CDS encoding glycosyltransferase family 39 protein, translated as MLSVDLRSLDAMVRIVEDSESFAYYSLALRVSDSLAYVNEWLALMQVPLISWGGHLATHYPGFPFLISLGFKIFGLSAHSIVWLTITFSVVSIIPLFYLAKLSFGLRSATIACLLYSWIPSLILGIPYMESVLTFFVPLPILLFNISLRYDRGDLWSILGGLTLAFAIFLALTSAATILALIILCVASKYPSRAFKRMLFFLSGAFLPYLIFEAVFNLPFIEAALWAFRTNLWFYDHLHSLAPRVWSVETSVMLFLFLFGIPLCISLMLRVAKILYYLSRKSDVDAYTLAILAMMLLTFLLARLELARVASFMIPLLIISVSAEVSRPNAKHTLVVCLLLLYSQYFETCIFLSQTQSLSKILGYPVV; from the coding sequence ATGCTTTCTGTTGATTTGAGGAGTTTAGATGCGATGGTTAGGATTGTTGAGGATTCTGAGAGCTTTGCATACTACTCCTTAGCGTTGAGAGTATCTGACTCTTTGGCCTACGTGAATGAATGGTTGGCGTTGATGCAGGTGCCGTTGATATCGTGGGGAGGGCATCTGGCAACTCACTATCCCGGCTTCCCCTTCCTGATAAGTTTAGGCTTCAAAATCTTTGGACTATCTGCCCATTCAATCGTTTGGCTTACCATAACATTTTCAGTTGTCTCAATTATTCCACTTTTCTATCTGGCTAAACTTTCTTTTGGCTTGAGGTCTGCAACAATCGCTTGTCTTCTATATTCATGGATCCCGTCCCTGATACTAGGCATTCCATATATGGAATCAGTTCTCACATTCTTCGTACCCCTACCTATTCTTCTATTCAACATCTCGCTGAGATATGATAGGGGAGACCTTTGGAGTATTCTTGGAGGACTCACTTTGGCATTTGCAATATTTCTAGCATTGACTTCCGCGGCAACAATTCTTGCATTGATTATATTATGTGTAGCCTCTAAATATCCAAGCCGAGCCTTCAAGAGAATGCTATTCTTTCTTTCAGGGGCCTTCCTTCCATATCTGATTTTTGAAGCAGTCTTCAACCTACCGTTTATTGAGGCGGCGCTGTGGGCCTTCAGAACTAACCTATGGTTTTATGATCATCTCCACTCTTTGGCTCCAAGGGTTTGGAGCGTCGAGACGTCGGTTATGCTTTTTCTTTTTCTCTTTGGCATACCGTTATGTATTTCCCTTATGCTTAGAGTTGCTAAAATACTATATTATCTTTCACGCAAATCTGATGTCGATGCTTACACCTTGGCCATATTGGCGATGATGCTCTTGACTTTTCTATTGGCGCGTCTTGAACTTGCAAGGGTCGCCTCCTTTATGATCCCCCTCCTGATAATCTCTGTCTCAGCAGAAGTTTCCAGGCCGAATGCCAAGCATACATTGGTAGTCTGCTTATTACTTCTGTACTCGCAGTACTTTGAGACTTGCATATTCTTATCGCAAACACAATCGCTATCTAAGATTCTAGGCTATCCGGTTGTCTAA
- the hypE gene encoding hydrogenase expression/formation protein HypE, with amino-acid sequence MSVITMAHGGGGSVMHTLVKNHIVKYLGGSGAEVPLESLDDSSVIEDIVFKSDSHTVKPLFFPGGDIGRLAISGTVNDIAAMGAQPIALSSGFIIEEGFPIEDFDRVLRSMRQTCQEAKVYVLTGDTKVVERGALDKFIVNTSGIGKRTPELEENIRELRRHRPFNSRWLLDSNIRPGDKIIVSGSIGDHGVAVLSSREGYGFETDIKSDVAPLNMLVRDILRVGGIVKVKDPTRGGLANVLNEWSEKSRVGIVVYEDAIPIKQGVRVACEMLGIDPLEVGNEGKLVIATIPQKAGEVLNVLRSNSLGKDAEIVGEATSDFEQVVLHTSVGGRRIILPPVGDPVPRIC; translated from the coding sequence ATGAGCGTCATTACGATGGCTCACGGCGGGGGAGGTTCAGTAATGCATACACTCGTCAAGAATCACATCGTAAAGTATCTAGGCGGAAGCGGCGCAGAGGTCCCCTTAGAATCACTAGACGACTCATCTGTGATAGAGGACATTGTTTTCAAATCAGACTCGCACACTGTGAAGCCCCTGTTCTTTCCAGGAGGTGATATTGGCCGACTGGCAATCTCAGGCACAGTCAACGATATAGCAGCGATGGGAGCCCAGCCAATAGCATTATCCTCAGGATTCATTATTGAGGAGGGATTTCCAATAGAGGATTTTGACAGGGTCTTGAGAAGTATGCGCCAGACCTGTCAAGAGGCAAAGGTCTACGTCTTGACAGGCGATACAAAGGTTGTGGAGAGGGGGGCCCTGGACAAATTCATTGTGAATACTTCAGGGATAGGTAAACGCACACCTGAACTGGAGGAAAACATCAGAGAATTACGTAGACATAGACCCTTCAACTCAAGGTGGCTCCTCGATTCAAATATCCGCCCGGGAGACAAGATAATAGTTTCTGGGAGCATAGGTGATCATGGAGTAGCCGTTCTGTCTTCCAGAGAAGGTTACGGCTTCGAAACCGATATAAAATCGGATGTCGCACCTCTGAACATGCTTGTTAGAGATATTCTCAGGGTAGGGGGTATAGTGAAGGTTAAGGATCCTACTAGAGGTGGCCTGGCTAATGTTCTCAATGAGTGGAGTGAGAAATCTCGAGTGGGGATCGTAGTTTACGAAGACGCTATTCCGATAAAGCAGGGGGTCAGAGTTGCATGTGAGATGTTAGGAATAGACCCTCTGGAGGTTGGGAACGAAGGTAAGCTTGTGATCGCAACAATTCCACAGAAGGCCGGTGAGGTACTCAATGTCTTAAGAAGTAATAGTTTAGGGAAAGATGCTGAAATAGTAGGTGAGGCAACTAGCGATTTTGAACAGGTAGTTCTTCACACCTCAGTTGGTGGACGGAGAATCATTCTACCACCAGTCGGCGACCCTGTGCCGAGGATATGCTAG